The DNA region ACATACGACCGGTTGTGTAATATGGGGTTTAGACGGTCTGGCAAGtttctttacaaaatgGATCCATTGAGGAACTGTTGTAGGCTGTACACTATCCGAACCACTCCGCAGGAACTGGTCATGTCGAAGGAATTGAGAAAATGTGTTAGCCGGTTTGTTTCTAGGATTACGGATGATGGGTCTCGCATGGCTATTGTTCCAGGCAAtgattttgttggaaaaattGTCAATGCAGAGTTGAACTCTACGAAGTTCCACACTAAGTTTGAACCTGCACTTTATAGTGACGAGAAGTACCAGTTATTTGTTAAGTACCAAGAAAGGGTTCATCAGGATTTCAAGAACTCGCCAAAGTCTTTTAAACGATTCCTATGTGACACGCCGTTTGGTCCTGAGTCCATATTGGGGACGCAAGAATCGTGGGACCAGTTGAACAACTGGCAATCCATGAAACCGGGCGAGAAACTGATGCATATGGGGCCTGTTCATGAGTGTTACTACTACGAGGGTAAACTAATTGCCATCACGGTATCGGATATCTTGCCCAGTGGGATTTCCTCAGTGTATTTTATTTGGGATCCAGATTACAGTAAATGGTCTCTGGGGAAGCTCAGCGCTCTACGTGACCTTGCTATcattcaaaagacaaacCTGAAATACTACTATCTAGGCTACTATATCCAGGACTGCCCTAAGATGAACTACAAGGCAAGTTATGGTGCTGAAGTATTGGATGTATGCTGTGGAAAGTATATCCCATTGAAACACATTGAAAATATGATTTCCAGAGGCAATCTGTTTGTTCTGGGTGAAGAGGACGCTGATCTTTCCAAAGAGTTATACATTGTTGACTCCGATAATGGGAAAGGATCAAGTTTTGTTACTGAAAACGGTGCCAAGCAGATGAATATCGCCGAAGAAGTATACGGTGTGGATGGATGTGCATTCAAATCTGCAAACGAGTCTgtattgaaattgaaggaGCTTTACGGCGTACCGtacgaagaagaagattcgGATACTATCTATTACCAGCAAGGACAACATGACCAAGCTCCGCGTGGCATCCCCAACGTTGTGCCCGGATTGCTTCCGCTCTGGGAGTTGTTGGATTTCATGGAATCTGGCAAAATTACTGACTTGGAGGGAAGGCTATTCTTGTTCGAAGTTGAAACGGATGGGATTCGCCCACTGATAAATTTCTACAGTGAATCTCCCCCCGTTAAGAGACGCATTTGCGATGCGATACGGTTATTCGGCTTCGAAACTTGCATGAAATCTGTCATTCTATATAGTGAGCAAATGTGATAAGATTGTGCTTTTCAATTCCTGCACACACTATATAATACAATCACGTACATAGCTCTCTTAGGATTTAGATATTTCAACTAATCGAGTCGAAATAGGTTCCCATAACTGGCCCAATGGTTCAATGTTTGATCGATTCATTTGTTGGTAgatgtttttttcctgcCTCATCGCgtggaaaattttgaaaaaaactcaaaacTTTTAGTATTATTGTCATTATTTACAGTTTTCAAGACTCTCTAACCGTAGACATACAGGCAAACAcaaacttgaaaagaacCGAAGCAGGTATCTTATTCCTAGTTCCCGATGAGCTCCATTCATGAGGTTGTTGCTCTGATTGAAGAATTGTATTCTCCTCATCCCAAGCATGATGTTAATCAGATTCAACAGAGTTTACAATCAATCCAAAAATCCGAGCAAGGATTCCATCTAGCTACTGAGCTACTGTCCGATGAGAAGTATTCAGCGAATGTCAAGTACTTCGGTGCGTTAACTTTGACAGTGCAACTAAATACGCTGGGCGAAAGTAACTATGAAACCCTATGGAATGTCTTCAAATCGAATTTAATGTACTTGGCTAAATTCAGTACACTGTACGTTTCCAATCCGCACATGTACGGGCAGTCTCTAATCATTATTAGAAAGCTAATGTCGAATCtgtctttgatttttacTAAAATCAACGATCCGCAACTTAATAGTACTTGTGATGAAAATGTTATTAAGCAATGGAACAATCCCATAAATACATTTATTCAGCTCATGTCGCTTCATAATCATAACATTCAAGACGATCAACTATTCCTCGAGTCAATCAATTGTCCTGTCACTTACGAACAACTATCCCACTTTGCCAGCCTTTCTGAAAAACATAACGAATTAGTATTGACTTTTACAGAAATCATCGTGGAAGATTTGACCAAATTCCAAACGAAGAGACATTCCATGTCCCAAATCCATGAAATAGTCCATGAACACCTTTACATTTCGACCATGGCATTGATCAACCTGAATTTGACTGTACCGGTCATCTTTAATTCAACTGTGTTT from Saccharomyces eubayanus strain FM1318 chromosome VII, whole genome shotgun sequence includes:
- the ATE1 gene encoding arginyltransferase — translated: MSDRFVIWAPSIHSELAVKCGYCHGNKEENRDQLFALDSWAQQYVDELDAIEVNNCTMGSFVEHMDVATYDRLCNMGFRRSGKFLYKMDPLRNCCRLYTIRTTPQELVMSKELRKCVSRFVSRITDDGSRMAIVPGNDFVGKIVNAELNSTKFHTKFEPALYSDEKYQLFVKYQERVHQDFKNSPKSFKRFLCDTPFGPESILGTQESWDQLNNWQSMKPGEKLMHMGPVHECYYYEGKLIAITVSDILPSGISSVYFIWDPDYSKWSLGKLSALRDLAIIQKTNLKYYYLGYYIQDCPKMNYKASYGAEVLDVCCGKYIPLKHIENMISRGNLFVLGEEDADLSKELYIVDSDNGKGSSFVTENGAKQMNIAEEVYGVDGCAFKSANESVLKLKELYGVPYEEEDSDTIYYQQGQHDQAPRGIPNVVPGLLPLWELLDFMESGKITDLEGRLFLFEVETDGIRPLINFYSESPPVKRRICDAIRLFGFETCMKSVILYSEQM